From Desulfuromonas soudanensis, the proteins below share one genomic window:
- the gspN gene encoding type II secretion system protein GspN, with translation MRRFRFSLPGALRRKPRTTRGISFYLGAFAVLLSGALLGFYLFFPTAALQARLEGEISSRTPVRVELAGLNLLFPPGLGSQTLTVRPPLPDERAYTFDRLRLRPLWLTLFTSRPGVQASAGLQGGTIELSARRGGSVTGELHRIPFDEQLAPGSSLQIGGTVNSATLLSAFPLQATTESALHVQLGAVQLRGLKNVGAAVDTLNLGTLTLEGSGKGTALKINQLKGEGGDLAVSGTGTLLLAQPLQRSRINLNVTLKPSPRLDRALLDLLELLVKPARDGSYLLRLSGTLGNPVLR, from the coding sequence ATGAGACGCTTCCGCTTTTCCCTTCCCGGAGCGCTGCGGAGAAAACCACGGACGACCCGGGGGATCTCCTTTTACCTCGGCGCCTTCGCCGTTCTTCTTTCAGGAGCGCTGCTCGGCTTCTATCTCTTCTTCCCCACCGCCGCCCTCCAGGCGCGCCTTGAAGGGGAAATTTCCTCCCGCACCCCGGTCCGGGTCGAACTCGCCGGCCTGAACCTCCTCTTTCCCCCGGGACTCGGCAGCCAGACCCTCACCGTCCGGCCGCCCCTCCCCGACGAACGGGCCTACACCTTCGACAGGCTGCGCCTGCGCCCCCTCTGGCTCACTCTCTTCACCTCCCGCCCCGGAGTTCAGGCCAGCGCCGGCCTGCAGGGGGGGACGATCGAGCTTTCCGCCCGCCGCGGCGGATCGGTGACCGGAGAGCTGCACCGGATCCCCTTCGACGAACAGCTCGCCCCCGGTTCATCCCTGCAGATCGGCGGCACGGTAAACAGCGCCACCCTCCTCAGCGCCTTCCCCCTGCAGGCGACGACGGAGAGCGCCCTGCACGTTCAACTCGGAGCCGTGCAGCTGCGGGGGCTCAAGAATGTCGGCGCCGCCGTCGACACCTTGAATCTCGGAACCCTCACCCTCGAGGGGAGCGGCAAGGGGACGGCGCTGAAAATCAACCAGCTCAAAGGTGAGGGGGGTGACCTGGCCGTCAGCGGCACCGGAACCCTCCTTCTGGCCCAGCCTCTGCAGCGGAGCCGCATCAACCTCAATGTCACCCTGAAGCCTTCACCCCGGCTCGACCGCGCACTCCTCGACCTCCTCGAACTGCTGGTCAAGCCGGCCCGGGACGGCAGCTACCTCCTGCGTCTCTCCGGCACCCTGGGCAACCCGGTCCTGCGTTAG
- the gspM gene encoding type II secretion system protein GspM, whose translation MISNLSPRDRNALIIGLAAVLIAVFYLGIVSPYQSAIARLDSQIASRQRQLQEVQVLRQRYLSLQGALTQAERRGGSNRTFSLFSFVENLTGQIASRENLVYMRPQPVAVKDEFKEESVEIKLEKIALDQLVRILYQIDTADAFLQVKNLRLKVRFDNKAQFDAVLTISAYERNA comes from the coding sequence ATGATTTCCAACCTGAGCCCCCGGGACCGCAACGCCCTGATCATCGGCCTGGCCGCGGTGCTGATCGCCGTTTTCTATCTGGGGATCGTTTCTCCCTACCAGAGCGCCATCGCCCGCCTCGACAGCCAGATCGCCTCGCGGCAGCGGCAGCTTCAGGAGGTCCAGGTCCTGCGCCAGAGATACCTCTCCTTGCAGGGCGCCTTGACGCAGGCCGAGCGCCGCGGCGGTTCGAACCGCACCTTCTCCCTCTTCTCTTTCGTCGAGAATCTCACCGGCCAGATCGCCAGCCGGGAGAACCTGGTGTACATGCGCCCGCAGCCGGTCGCCGTCAAGGACGAGTTCAAGGAAGAGTCGGTGGAGATCAAGCTCGAAAAGATCGCCCTCGACCAGCTGGTGCGGATCCTCTACCAGATCGACACCGCCGACGCCTTTCTCCAGGTCAAGAACCTGCGGCTGAAGGTTCGCTTCGACAACAAGGCGCAGTTCGATGCCGTGCTGACCATTTCCGCCTACGAAAGGAACGCATGA
- the gspL gene encoding type II secretion system protein GspL, whose protein sequence is MSRRFIGIDIDRSSVRVAIAGEEKGEIRLLAILHAPCDPPGEPDSALQELLGADKQLGDRMAAALPAGAAFVRRLTFPFAESRKIAAALPFELAARLPTSIDDFILAHQAPREDEGIFAVTAAAVDPAVIAPVLAPFDAAGLPLQTLDLAPFAQAAGLRSQIPEGILALLFEEEIIVALVEDGRVLDHRLLPVSTMPPEDKILSFVLKESEALQRGAGRSGLVLVPIGAGATPSLLDALSRQWEKVMIPPFFLDGAEVPPEFIPAVALALRAARGEKEGGINFRRGAFALKSEWGALKRGLIAAAILATLGLSLFIASAWLGYADRARQAESLRQEMTRAFRETFPGTPLLAEVPMQMQSKINELENRARLLGVGPQGSALTLLNEISLRTPADLRVDIREFTYTPETLRLDGSTTSFDAINRLAQSLGASPMFGTPQISDAKMSLDGSLVDFRLQLPLLAPKESP, encoded by the coding sequence ATGTCCAGACGTTTTATCGGAATCGACATCGACCGCAGCTCGGTGCGGGTCGCCATCGCCGGCGAGGAGAAGGGGGAAATCCGCCTCCTTGCCATCCTGCACGCTCCCTGCGACCCTCCCGGGGAGCCGGACTCGGCCCTGCAGGAGCTCCTCGGCGCCGACAAGCAGCTCGGCGACCGGATGGCTGCGGCCCTCCCCGCCGGGGCGGCCTTCGTCCGCCGCCTGACCTTCCCCTTTGCCGAGTCGCGGAAGATCGCCGCCGCCCTCCCCTTCGAGCTGGCGGCCCGCCTGCCGACGTCCATCGACGACTTCATCCTCGCCCACCAGGCCCCCCGGGAAGACGAGGGGATCTTCGCCGTCACCGCCGCCGCCGTCGACCCCGCGGTCATCGCCCCGGTTCTGGCCCCCTTCGATGCCGCCGGTTTGCCGCTGCAGACCCTCGACCTCGCCCCCTTCGCCCAGGCGGCGGGGCTGCGCAGCCAGATCCCCGAGGGGATTCTCGCCCTCCTCTTTGAAGAAGAAATCATCGTCGCCCTGGTGGAAGATGGCCGGGTCCTCGATCACCGCCTCCTCCCCGTCTCCACCATGCCGCCGGAGGATAAAATCCTCTCCTTCGTCCTCAAGGAGAGCGAGGCCCTGCAGCGGGGGGCCGGCCGCAGCGGCCTGGTCCTGGTCCCCATCGGAGCGGGGGCGACCCCTTCCCTTCTCGATGCCCTCTCCCGCCAATGGGAGAAGGTGATGATCCCCCCCTTCTTCCTCGACGGCGCCGAGGTGCCGCCCGAATTCATCCCCGCCGTCGCCCTCGCCCTGCGGGCCGCCCGGGGAGAAAAGGAAGGAGGGATCAACTTCCGCCGCGGCGCCTTTGCCCTGAAGAGCGAGTGGGGAGCCTTGAAGCGCGGGCTGATCGCCGCCGCCATCCTGGCGACCCTCGGCCTCTCGCTCTTTATCGCCTCGGCCTGGCTCGGCTATGCCGACCGGGCGCGGCAGGCCGAGAGTCTGCGTCAGGAGATGACCCGGGCTTTCCGGGAGACCTTTCCCGGGACGCCCCTCCTGGCCGAGGTGCCGATGCAGATGCAGAGCAAAATCAACGAGCTGGAGAATCGGGCCCGTCTTCTCGGCGTCGGTCCCCAGGGTTCGGCCTTAACGCTCCTCAACGAGATCTCCCTGCGCACCCCGGCCGACCTCAGGGTCGACATCCGCGAATTCACCTATACGCCCGAAACCCTGCGTCTCGACGGCTCCACCACCTCCTTCGACGCCATCAATCGCCTGGCCCAGAGCCTCGGGGCCTCGCCGATGTTCGGTACGCCGCAGATCTCCGACGCCAAGATGAGCCTCGACGGCAGCCTCGTCGACTTTCGCCTCCAGCTGCCGCTTCTGGCCCCAAAGGAGAGCCCATGA
- the gspK gene encoding type II secretion system minor pseudopilin GspK gives MTSVLREERGMALLLVLMIVAMLAALLTEFAFSTLVDLRLTETFRDSTRAYYLSKGGVTVGRVLLQSDTNDYDAGNEMWAQGVANYPVGDGFLSVSIEDQGGKLDINNLWNRIGKNPDSTRVRQVYELFSLLGLPEPENLVAALVDWLDEGDEETTEINLGLNDPPINARGVEAPYYLRLDAPYPSRNGRITSIEELRLIRGFTPEVLKQVAPHLTVNGSTTINVNTASPQVLAAVIAGGTITTMADAENAAELIAAQRQVEPIKNISEIKNIQGISAGDYSRISTAGLTVKSDTYRIDSEGGVGDGVRRIEAFVQKTGDKLLYIKVN, from the coding sequence ATGACTTCGGTGCTCCGCGAAGAGCGGGGGATGGCGCTCCTGCTCGTCCTGATGATTGTGGCGATGCTGGCGGCGCTCCTCACCGAATTCGCCTTTTCGACCCTGGTCGATCTGCGCCTCACCGAGACGTTTCGCGACAGCACCCGTGCCTATTATCTCTCCAAGGGAGGGGTGACCGTCGGCCGGGTCCTGCTGCAAAGCGACACAAACGACTACGACGCCGGCAATGAAATGTGGGCCCAGGGCGTCGCCAACTACCCGGTGGGTGACGGTTTTCTTTCGGTCTCGATCGAGGACCAGGGGGGCAAACTCGACATCAACAATTTGTGGAACCGCATCGGAAAAAATCCAGATTCCACAAGGGTGCGCCAGGTCTACGAACTCTTTTCCCTTCTCGGCCTTCCCGAACCCGAGAATCTTGTCGCCGCCTTAGTCGACTGGCTCGATGAGGGCGATGAGGAGACGACAGAAATCAATCTGGGCCTCAACGACCCGCCGATCAATGCCCGGGGGGTGGAAGCTCCCTATTATTTGAGACTGGATGCGCCTTACCCCAGTCGAAACGGACGCATCACCTCGATTGAGGAATTGAGACTGATCCGCGGCTTCACTCCTGAGGTTCTCAAACAGGTCGCACCCCACCTCACGGTGAACGGGAGCACCACCATCAATGTGAACACGGCCTCTCCTCAGGTTCTGGCGGCCGTCATCGCAGGGGGTACCATCACGACCATGGCCGATGCTGAAAACGCCGCCGAACTGATCGCCGCTCAGCGCCAGGTGGAACCGATCAAGAATATTTCAGAAATCAAAAATATCCAGGGAATCTCTGCGGGAGACTATTCGCGGATTTCAACCGCCGGATTGACCGTGAAGAGCGACACCTACCGCATCGACTCCGAAGGCGGAGTCGGCGACGGCGTCCGCAGGATCGAAGCGTTCGTACAAAAGACCGGAGACAAACTCCTCTACATCAAGGTGAACTAA
- a CDS encoding GspJ family type II secretion system protein, with the protein MRAGSSRGFTLVEIMVAVTIVTLLLTMVYGVVTSVTGARNRIEEDGESYHRARVIFDRIGREIRGAYRVSSNPRTVFTGGETSEGEPFLELSTTGSTPAGGRLGGISLVRYQLKDDTEAEDDGKVLLRREASLLGDPGDPGREYRLATGVDTMQWRFFSGGDWLDEWDRGVPEMVELTLTMRIGTGLIPFRTVFDVPRVEATP; encoded by the coding sequence ATGAGGGCAGGCAGCAGCCGGGGGTTCACCCTGGTCGAAATCATGGTCGCGGTGACCATCGTCACCCTCCTGCTGACGATGGTCTACGGCGTCGTCACCTCGGTGACCGGGGCCAGGAATCGCATCGAGGAGGACGGCGAAAGCTATCACCGCGCCCGGGTCATCTTCGACCGCATCGGACGGGAGATCCGCGGCGCCTACCGGGTCTCCTCCAACCCGCGCACCGTCTTTACCGGCGGCGAGACTTCGGAGGGGGAGCCGTTTCTCGAACTCTCCACCACCGGTTCCACACCCGCCGGCGGGCGGCTCGGAGGCATTTCGCTGGTCCGTTACCAGCTCAAGGATGACACCGAGGCCGAAGACGACGGCAAGGTCCTGCTGCGCCGCGAGGCTTCCCTCCTCGGCGATCCAGGGGACCCCGGGCGCGAGTACCGCCTCGCCACGGGGGTCGACACCATGCAGTGGCGGTTTTTCAGCGGCGGCGACTGGCTCGACGAATGGGACAGGGGCGTGCCGGAGATGGTGGAGCTGACCCTGACGATGCGCATCGGCACCGGCCTCATCCCCTTTCGCACCGTCTTCGACGTCCCCAGGGTCGAGGCCACGCCATGA
- the gspI gene encoding type II secretion system minor pseudopilin GspI, which yields MECKTRGEKIPTPHTSGGFTLLEVMIAMAIVSIALVSLLALGNRSIGVNARLQKITQATLLAQEKMTDIEVRGATGGVQLVEEEGVLPEPFAEFRWRTAYEETPLPSVRMVTVTVAWGEEARNEAVQISSFLFQ from the coding sequence ATGGAGTGCAAAACGAGGGGAGAAAAGATCCCGACACCACACACTTCCGGCGGCTTCACCCTGCTGGAAGTCATGATCGCCATGGCGATCGTCAGCATCGCCCTCGTCTCCCTTCTCGCCCTGGGGAACCGCTCCATCGGCGTCAACGCCCGGCTGCAGAAGATCACCCAGGCGACCCTTCTGGCCCAGGAAAAGATGACCGACATCGAGGTCAGAGGCGCGACCGGCGGCGTCCAGCTCGTCGAGGAGGAGGGCGTTCTGCCAGAGCCCTTCGCCGAATTCCGCTGGCGCACCGCCTATGAAGAGACCCCCCTCCCCTCGGTGCGCATGGTGACCGTCACCGTCGCCTGGGGGGAGGAGGCCCGCAACGAAGCGGTGCAGATCAGCTCCTTTTTGTTTCAATAG
- a CDS encoding prepilin-type N-terminal cleavage/methylation domain-containing protein, producing the protein MPSPEGRGAFRISPGSQSGFTLIEIALVVFLIGLFSALVIPMVSGIGDDKLATTSRRLAGTVKYLYNESALSGLEYRLVFNLDRQTFGAKRLERDGELLEVDGTGKLQNLKGDVVIAEMNVTGRGSFTSGEVTLEILPVGWIDETVIYLTEDKREMTLRIIPFTGSTEVYEGHREF; encoded by the coding sequence GTGCCCTCCCCTGAAGGGCGCGGAGCGTTCCGCATTTCTCCCGGTTCCCAGAGCGGCTTCACCCTGATCGAGATCGCCCTGGTGGTCTTCCTGATCGGCCTTTTTTCGGCCCTGGTCATACCGATGGTCTCGGGGATCGGCGACGACAAACTGGCGACCACGAGCCGGCGCCTGGCCGGCACCGTCAAGTATCTCTACAACGAGTCGGCCCTCTCCGGCCTCGAGTACCGCCTGGTCTTCAATCTCGATCGCCAAACCTTCGGCGCCAAGCGCCTGGAGCGGGACGGCGAACTCCTCGAAGTCGACGGGACCGGCAAGCTGCAGAACCTCAAAGGGGATGTCGTCATCGCGGAAATGAACGTCACCGGCCGCGGCTCCTTCACCAGCGGCGAGGTCACCCTCGAGATCCTCCCCGTCGGCTGGATCGACGAGACGGTCATTTACCTCACCGAGGACAAGAGGGAGATGACCCTGCGCATCATCCCCTTTACCGGCTCCACCGAGGTTTACGAGGGGCACCGGGAGTTCTGA
- the gspG gene encoding type II secretion system major pseudopilin GspG, translated as MQQNKKNLARDQRGFTLIEIMVVVVILGILAAIVVPRLLDRPEEAKRTKAAVDIKGLEQAIGLYKLDNGFYPSTEQGIKALVTKPETGRIPTKYPENGYLRKVPTDPWGGEYIYLSPGVHGSFDILSYGSDGEPGGEGDNADVNSWELE; from the coding sequence ATGCAGCAGAACAAAAAGAACCTGGCCCGCGACCAGCGCGGCTTTACCCTCATCGAGATCATGGTCGTGGTCGTCATCCTCGGCATCCTCGCCGCCATCGTCGTCCCCCGCCTCCTCGATCGCCCGGAGGAGGCCAAGCGCACCAAGGCCGCCGTCGACATCAAGGGGCTTGAGCAGGCCATAGGGCTCTACAAACTCGACAACGGTTTTTATCCCTCCACGGAACAGGGGATCAAGGCGCTGGTCACCAAACCGGAGACCGGACGAATCCCCACCAAATACCCCGAGAACGGTTACCTGAGAAAAGTCCCCACCGACCCCTGGGGCGGCGAGTACATCTACCTGTCGCCGGGCGTCCACGGTTCCTTCGACATCCTCTCCTACGGCTCCGACGGCGAACCGGGGGGCGAGGGGGACAACGCCGACGTCAACAGCTGGGAGCTGGAGTAA
- the gspF gene encoding type II secretion system inner membrane protein GspF — MPLFEYTGLDAAGKKVRGVIEGSGKKSVQQKLRAEGIFPTDLREERAQTGSGWTLRRGGGKVPAPQLAAATRQLATLLGAGLPLDEALATAGSQLEHPALERALGRVREEVVQGQTLHDALAGQGGLFPPLYINMVEVGENTGTLDQALQRLADFLEDQAKMVGRIQAAMAYPILMALIGTGVLIFLFTFVVPKVTRMLEDLGQALPLPTQLLIGTSDFLAGWWWLLLLILGAAAVALIRYRRTDAGRLAFDGWALKVPVIGRLNLLIATSRFSRTLATLLRSGVPLLAALEITRNLLQNRLLRRALEETSLAVREGEGLAPPLKRSGVFPPMVAQMAAIGERSGDLEAMLFRVADTYEHQVEMAISGALSLLEPLMILLMGTVVGFIVLAILLPIFQASQGIG; from the coding sequence TTGCCGCTCTTCGAGTACACGGGCCTGGATGCCGCAGGAAAGAAGGTCAGGGGGGTCATCGAGGGCTCGGGGAAGAAATCCGTCCAGCAGAAGCTGCGCGCCGAAGGGATTTTTCCCACCGACCTGCGCGAGGAACGCGCCCAGACAGGCAGTGGATGGACGCTGCGCCGCGGCGGCGGGAAGGTGCCGGCACCGCAGCTGGCCGCCGCCACGCGCCAGCTGGCAACCCTCCTCGGCGCCGGCCTCCCCCTCGACGAGGCCCTGGCCACCGCCGGCTCCCAGCTCGAGCACCCGGCGCTGGAAAGAGCCCTCGGCCGGGTCCGCGAAGAGGTGGTCCAGGGGCAGACCCTCCACGACGCCCTCGCCGGGCAGGGGGGACTCTTTCCCCCTCTCTACATCAACATGGTGGAGGTTGGCGAGAACACCGGCACCCTCGATCAGGCCCTGCAGCGCCTCGCCGATTTCCTCGAGGACCAGGCGAAGATGGTCGGCCGCATTCAGGCGGCAATGGCCTATCCCATCCTGATGGCGCTCATCGGCACCGGCGTCCTCATCTTCCTCTTCACCTTCGTCGTCCCCAAGGTCACACGGATGCTCGAAGACCTCGGACAGGCCCTCCCCCTGCCGACGCAGCTTCTCATCGGCACCAGCGACTTTCTCGCCGGCTGGTGGTGGCTGCTGCTGCTGATTCTCGGCGCCGCCGCCGTCGCCCTGATCCGCTACCGGCGCACCGACGCCGGACGGCTGGCCTTCGACGGCTGGGCGCTGAAAGTGCCGGTGATCGGGCGGCTCAACCTCCTCATCGCCACCTCCCGCTTCAGCCGCACCCTGGCCACCCTGCTGCGCAGCGGCGTGCCCCTCCTCGCCGCCCTGGAGATCACCCGCAACCTGTTGCAGAACCGCCTGCTGCGCCGCGCCCTCGAAGAGACGTCGCTGGCGGTGCGCGAAGGGGAAGGGCTCGCCCCGCCGCTGAAGCGCTCCGGGGTCTTTCCGCCGATGGTCGCCCAGATGGCCGCCATCGGCGAGCGCAGCGGCGATCTCGAAGCGATGCTCTTCCGCGTCGCCGACACCTACGAGCACCAGGTCGAGATGGCGATCAGCGGCGCCCTCTCGCTCCTCGAACCGCTGATGATCCTCCTCATGGGGACCGTCGTCGGCTTCATCGTCCTGGCCATCCTGTTGCCGATCTTCCAGGCCAGCCAGGGGATAGGGTAG